A stretch of DNA from Pseudomonadota bacterium:
GGGGTAGTGAATGAAACGCTATATGTGTGTGATTTGCGGGTTTGTCTATGAAGAAGCCAAAGGCTGGCCCGGCGACGGAATCGCGCCTGGGACGCGCTGGGAGGACGTGCCCCCGAACTGGCAGTGTCCCGACTGCGGCGCGCGCAAGGAAGACTTCGAAATGATCGAGGTGTAGCGTATTCGTTACCTTGCTCTAGACCTCAATGCCTCGTCGCCGCTAGATCGGTTTAACCACGGCGAGGATAACCACGCCCGCAAGGATGAGTACGGGAAGCTCGTTGATCCACCGGTAATAAACGTGGGTGTGTCGGTTGCGGTCGTGGCGAAAGTCATGAAGGAGCTTGCCCAAATAGATATGATAAACGATCAGGATCGCGACCAATCCGAGTTTCGCGTGCAGCCATCCTGCGTTTGCGTAGTATTCCCAGCCGTTCGCGATCACGGTGGCGGCGCCGAACAGCACGGTCAGTAACGCACCTGGCGTCATGATGCCGAAATAGAGCTTGCGCTCCATGAGCTTAAACCGGTCGAGGCTGATGGAGTCGCTGCTCCGCGCGTGATAAACGAACAAGCGGGGTAAATAAAACAGCCCGGCAAACCAAGTCACCATAAAGATAATGTGGAACGCCTTTAGCCACAGCATGACGGCGTGCAGCTATCTTCGGGTCCGATCCCAAGGCGGGGCGCGTTTCAGGGGTGCTTGTCCGGGGGCGGTTCGGGTGAGGGTTTGAACCCGAACCAG
This window harbors:
- a CDS encoding rubredoxin; this translates as MKRYMCVICGFVYEEAKGWPGDGIAPGTRWEDVPPNWQCPDCGARKEDFEMIEV
- the hemJ gene encoding protoporphyrinogen oxidase HemJ gives rise to the protein MLWLKAFHIIFMVTWFAGLFYLPRLFVYHARSSDSISLDRFKLMERKLYFGIMTPGALLTVLFGAATVIANGWEYYANAGWLHAKLGLVAILIVYHIYLGKLLHDFRHDRNRHTHVYYRWINELPVLILAGVVILAVVKPI